A region of the Defluviitalea raffinosedens genome:
AGCTCAGCCAGTAGACATGTTTGCCCATAGTGTGCATGTAGAGACGGTAGTTAGGCTTTCACGTCAATAAGTGAGATTGAGATATGTAATATTTATAAAAGATATAGTTTTGCCTACGATTTGCCAACGGAAAAATTTCGCCGTTGGCAAATTACTATTTCAAATATATTAACTGTAAAAAATTCAATAAAGAAATGATTATTTAACTCATGCTTTTACGTCAGATTTTAGAAACAGTTTATCCATTGGGTAGGTTTTAATAGTGATGAGTTTTATAGACGAATTTATTCATGAATATTTTGCCTAGTCCAGTCAAGGGATTTCGCGGGTTTTCAGCAATTTATTATACCAGATTAATTGAAAGACAAAGAAAAGCAAGAATAAGAAGGGAAGAAGCAAAATAAATGTTATTGTTATATATAGAATATGTGGGGGTGGAAATCGGTATATGAGAGAAAAGTTATTGAAAATGATGGAAGATTTAGTTAATGGGGAGTATGACTGTAATGATTTTTCTTATGATTTTCCGCATGAAATGTTTGAATTAGAAGATGAAGCTTTATTAGAAGCTCTAGATGATATGCCAGAAATATGTGCTGCTTATGATCCTTATAAAGAGGATGAAGAAGAGCTACTAAATGATGAAGAACTTATAGAAAAAGTTAGAGAAATATACAGCAGAATAGGGAATCAATAGTATAATCAGTAGGGACGGTTCTTTTTGATTATATGAAGAAGCTGACTGTGGCTTTTTGAAACTGAACTAAATTGAAGGGAGAAGTAAGTACATGGCAAATATCATAACAAGCGTTAGAATCCTGTGCAGTATTGCGTTGTTGTTCTGTACAGCACTTTCTCCTACGTTCTATATATTGTATCTATTGGCAGGGGTCACTGATATGGTTGATGGGATAGTAGCAAGAAAGACAAATACCGTCAGTGAATTTGGCTCTAAGCTAGACACCATTGCAGATTTTGTTTTTGTTGTAGTATGCCTTATAAAGTTGATTCCAGCATTGGATATTCCTGTATGGCTTTATTTATGGATCGGTGCCATTGTAGCA
Encoded here:
- a CDS encoding CDP-alcohol phosphatidyltransferase family protein, coding for MANIITSVRILCSIALLFCTALSPTFYILYLLAGVTDMVDGIVARKTNTVSEFGSKLDTIADFVFVVVCLIKLIPALDIPVWLYLWIGAIVAIKVINLVSGFIVQKKFVEEHTIMNKVTGLMLFILLLTLSIVDLKYSAIIVCTVATFAAIEEGRFIRSGTITDDLPIKEWC